Proteins co-encoded in one Megalops cyprinoides isolate fMegCyp1 chromosome 1, fMegCyp1.pri, whole genome shotgun sequence genomic window:
- the LOC118779246 gene encoding retinol dehydrogenase 8-like: MASDGQKVVLITGCSSGIGLRIAVMLAKDEKKRYHVIATMRDLRKKDKLLEAAGDTYGKTLTLQTLDVCSDESVKQCIASIKDRRVDVLINNAGIGLVGPVESISMDEMRKVFETNFFGVVRMIKEVMPDMKKRRGGHIIVVSSVMGLQGVVFNDVYAASKFAMEGFCESLAVQLLKFNVTLSMVEPGPVHTEFEAKMVEDVSKKEFPGADPDTVHYFKNVYLPSSVDIFEALGQTPDDIARCTKKVIESSRPRFRNMTNPLYTPIVALKYADETGGLSVHAFYNLLFNLGPLMHVSMNMLKCLTCGCLRSRTISPD; the protein is encoded by the exons ATGGCGAGCGACGGACAGAAAGTAGTATTGATCACCGGTTGTTCCTCTGGGATCGGATTACGGATTGCCGTCATGCTTGCAAAAGATGAGAAAAAGCGTTACCATG tGATCGCCACCATGAGAGATCTGAGGAAGAAGGATAAGCTCTTGGAGGCGGCTGGCGACACCTACGGGAAGACGCTGACCCTGCAGACGCTGGACGTGTGCAGCGACGAGTCCGTCAAACAGTGCATCGCCAGCATCAAGGACCGGCGCGTGGACGTGCTGA TTAACAACGCAGGAATAGGTCTGGTGGGACCGGTGGAGAGCATCAGCATGGACGAGATGAGGAAGGTGTTCGAGACCAACTTCTTCGGCGTGGTGCGCATGATCAAGGAGGTGATGCCAGacatgaagaagaggaggggaggccACATCATCGTCGTCAGCAGTGTGATGGGCCTTCAGG GTGTGGTGTTCAACGACGTCTACGCGGCCTCGAAGTTTGCCATGGAGGGCTTCTGCGAGAGCCTGGCGGTACAGCTGCTCAAGTTCAACGTCAC cTTGTCCATGGTTGAGCCGGGGCCCGTGCACACGGAGTTCGAGGCGAAGATGGTGGAGGACGTCTCGAAGAAGGAGTTCCCGGGGGCGGACCCGGACACCGTTCACTACTTCAAGAACGTCTACCTGCCCTCCTCCGTCGACATCTTCGAAGCCCTGGGCCAGACTCCCGATGACATCGCCAGG TGCACTAAGAAGGTTATCGAGTCCAGTCGGCCGCGGTTCCGGAACATGACCAACCCCCTGTACACGCCCATCGTGGCCCTGAAGTACGCGGACGAGACGGGTGGGCTGTCAGTCCACGCCTTTTACAACCTCCTCTTCAACCTGGGACCCCTCATGCACGTCAGCATGAACATGCTCAAGTGTCTGACCTGCGGCTGTCTGCGCAGCCGCACCATCTCCCCTGACTGA